One Parasphingorhabdus cellanae genomic region harbors:
- a CDS encoding acyl-CoA ligase (AMP-forming), exosortase A system-associated, whose protein sequence is MNTQSTNTAFPLDRLAIGNDPEATALVTRSGSLTYKMLNDRVGMLARWLDRQNLDRGDRVATWLPKTELACIMPLAAVRAGLVHVPVNPVLKPAQVHHIVVDSGAKLLITNSGRIKSFDGNPLDQKCVIWDEASILSDLKQIDDPMAPSAASDNLESLAAILYTSGSTGLPKGVMLTNANLSLGAVSVARYLKLEKDDRTLCVLPLSFDYGQSQLLSTWYAGASAHPLDYLTARDVTKACARDRITTLAAVPPLWVQLVDQDWTEASSSSMRRLTNSGGALTPPLVKQLRAIFGAKTDLYAMYGLTEAFRSTYLDPALIDDNPTSMGMAIPFAEIMVVSDGGKIAAIGEEGELVHAGPLVARGYWRDAERTAERFKPAPEESEYGGLAVWSGDTVRREKDGLLYFVGRTDNMIKSSGNRISPTEIEEVAVGSGLAAEAVAIGVPDERLGHAIHLYIRPASNADRDAIDAQLSKYLKRNLPNFMHPQDITTVEEFPKNPNGKIDRNALAKNAKI, encoded by the coding sequence TTGAACACTCAATCTACCAACACGGCCTTCCCATTGGACCGACTTGCCATTGGGAACGATCCAGAGGCAACGGCCTTGGTGACGCGTTCGGGGTCTCTTACCTACAAGATGTTAAATGATCGTGTGGGCATGCTGGCGCGGTGGTTAGATAGGCAGAATTTGGATAGAGGTGACCGGGTTGCCACATGGCTGCCGAAGACCGAATTGGCCTGCATCATGCCACTGGCTGCGGTCCGGGCGGGATTGGTGCACGTCCCGGTCAATCCGGTACTGAAACCGGCACAAGTGCACCATATCGTGGTGGATAGTGGCGCAAAACTCCTGATTACCAACAGTGGACGGATAAAATCGTTCGATGGCAACCCATTGGACCAAAAATGTGTGATTTGGGATGAAGCTTCAATATTAAGCGATTTGAAGCAAATCGATGATCCTATGGCCCCTAGCGCAGCGTCAGATAACTTAGAATCGCTTGCGGCAATATTATATACCAGCGGATCGACCGGACTCCCAAAGGGCGTTATGCTTACCAATGCTAATCTTAGCCTCGGGGCGGTCAGTGTAGCGCGATATCTGAAGCTGGAGAAGGATGATCGCACCTTATGTGTTCTGCCGTTGAGCTTTGACTATGGTCAGAGCCAGTTGCTTTCAACCTGGTACGCTGGTGCCAGTGCTCATCCGTTGGATTATCTCACAGCGCGTGATGTCACCAAAGCTTGTGCGCGTGACAGGATTACGACTTTAGCGGCTGTACCGCCGCTCTGGGTCCAACTTGTTGATCAGGACTGGACGGAAGCATCATCATCGTCCATGCGGCGATTGACCAATAGTGGCGGGGCTTTGACGCCACCGTTGGTCAAGCAATTGCGCGCCATATTTGGCGCAAAAACAGATTTATATGCCATGTATGGCCTGACTGAGGCTTTCCGCTCGACATATCTGGACCCCGCTTTGATTGATGACAATCCTACCAGCATGGGCATGGCGATCCCGTTTGCCGAAATCATGGTTGTCAGCGATGGCGGCAAGATTGCGGCGATTGGCGAAGAAGGGGAATTGGTGCATGCAGGGCCGCTTGTGGCGCGAGGCTATTGGCGGGATGCTGAAAGGACTGCGGAACGCTTTAAACCAGCGCCAGAGGAATCAGAATATGGCGGACTGGCCGTCTGGTCAGGAGACACGGTTCGGCGTGAGAAAGACGGATTGCTCTATTTTGTCGGGCGCACTGATAATATGATAAAAAGCTCCGGTAACAGGATAAGTCCAACGGAGATTGAGGAAGTAGCGGTGGGATCAGGATTAGCCGCCGAAGCAGTAGCCATCGGTGTACCTGATGAACGATTGGGACATGCCATCCACCTCTATATCCGGCCAGCCAGCAACGCAGATCGCGATGCGATTGACGCCCAATTGAGCAAATATCTCAAGCGCAATTTACCCAATTTTATGCATCCACAAGATATCACGACGGTCGAAGAATTTCCCAAAAACCCCAACGGCAAGATAGATCGCAATGCTTTGGCAAAGAATGCAAAAATATGA
- a CDS encoding pyridoxal-dependent decarboxylase, exosortase A system-associated codes for MKKAKPIGPIPAGYASLDCELAIAGAKASVLADEHGSPLFVYSKNHLDSRIEALRDAMPGRLHIHYAMKANPYAPVLSHMAGLVDGIDIASGGELQMALNAGAAARQISFAGPGKRDDELLAAIRAGITINIESPNECDRALAIGKKEGLKPRLAIRVNPDFDLKGSGMKMGGGAKQFGMDVDLVVTTVQKILAADAHWRGFHIFAGSQALKTDAIIEAQAQTIGLAARLSEEIGLSPEHVNLGGGFGIPYFPGDEPIDVVRIGAALQEQFSKLPEILSNTQFALELGRYLVGEAGVYLTRIVDRKKSQGEIFLVTDGGLHHQLAASGNFGTVIRRNYPAAIATRYDQAADEVVSIVGCLCTPLDLLSDRAEMPTAEVGDIVAIFCAGAYGATASPANFLGQGPAKEILVG; via the coding sequence ATGAAGAAAGCTAAACCCATTGGTCCAATACCTGCTGGTTATGCGAGTCTGGATTGCGAGCTTGCTATCGCTGGTGCCAAAGCCAGTGTTTTGGCGGACGAACATGGTTCACCGCTGTTCGTTTACTCCAAAAACCACCTTGATAGCCGGATTGAGGCTTTGCGCGACGCTATGCCCGGGCGATTGCATATTCACTATGCCATGAAGGCCAACCCCTATGCGCCGGTGCTTTCCCACATGGCCGGGCTTGTCGATGGTATTGACATTGCATCCGGCGGCGAGTTGCAGATGGCCTTGAACGCTGGTGCGGCTGCTCGGCAGATCAGCTTTGCCGGGCCGGGCAAGCGTGATGACGAGCTGCTTGCAGCCATCCGCGCCGGTATAACTATCAATATAGAATCTCCCAACGAATGCGACCGCGCTTTGGCAATCGGTAAGAAGGAAGGGCTGAAACCCCGCCTTGCCATTCGCGTAAATCCCGACTTTGATCTCAAAGGATCAGGCATGAAAATGGGTGGCGGTGCCAAACAATTTGGCATGGATGTCGATCTCGTCGTCACCACAGTGCAGAAAATTTTGGCGGCTGACGCCCATTGGCGGGGGTTTCATATTTTTGCTGGTTCGCAGGCTTTGAAAACCGATGCAATTATCGAAGCACAGGCGCAAACGATAGGGTTAGCCGCACGGCTATCAGAAGAAATCGGCCTTAGTCCCGAGCATGTCAATCTGGGTGGAGGTTTTGGGATACCTTATTTTCCCGGGGACGAACCGATTGATGTTGTACGAATTGGCGCCGCTTTGCAGGAACAATTTTCGAAGTTACCCGAGATATTATCGAACACCCAATTTGCCCTCGAACTGGGGCGCTATTTGGTTGGTGAAGCGGGTGTCTATCTGACCCGGATTGTGGATCGCAAAAAGAGCCAGGGCGAGATATTTCTGGTCACCGATGGTGGTTTGCACCATCAATTGGCGGCAAGCGGCAATTTCGGGACGGTTATTCGTCGTAACTATCCTGCTGCGATTGCGACCCGCTATGACCAGGCTGCGGACGAGGTGGTGTCGATTGTTGGCTGCCTCTGCACACCGCTGGATTTGTTGAGCGATAGAGCGGAAATGCCCACTGCCGAGGTTGGTGATATTGTCGCTATATTCTGCGCCGGTGCCTATGGCGCAACCGCTAGCCCTGCAAATTTCTTGGGACAGGGGCCGGCCAAAGAGATATTGGTCGGTTAA
- a CDS encoding XrtA/PEP-CTERM system exopolysaccharide export protein, translated as MIGAGMMSLALAGCSGTSSGPQLPPASFVSMQEGPGEEYVIGPLDELTIFVWRNPELGAKVQVRPDGRITTPLITDMPAVGKTPAMLAQDLKLQLSEYINEPLVSVIVNNFSGTFSQQIRVVGATEKPASIPYRANMTLLDAMIAVGGLSEFASGNKARLVRYNRGTGKQQEYALRIADLLDRGQTKANVMLRPGDVIIIPKSMF; from the coding sequence ATGATTGGTGCCGGTATGATGTCGCTGGCTTTGGCCGGATGTTCCGGTACCTCTTCCGGTCCGCAGTTGCCGCCCGCATCATTTGTGTCGATGCAAGAAGGTCCAGGCGAAGAATATGTTATTGGACCGCTTGATGAGCTGACAATCTTTGTATGGCGCAACCCCGAACTGGGCGCGAAAGTCCAGGTTCGCCCTGATGGCCGGATTACCACCCCGCTGATTACTGACATGCCTGCTGTCGGCAAAACACCTGCGATGCTCGCTCAAGACCTCAAGCTGCAGCTATCGGAATATATTAATGAGCCGCTTGTCTCGGTGATCGTCAACAATTTCTCAGGCACCTTCTCGCAGCAAATCCGGGTCGTTGGGGCTACTGAAAAACCCGCTTCCATTCCTTACCGCGCGAATATGACGTTGCTGGATGCGATGATCGCTGTTGGCGGTTTGTCTGAATTTGCCTCGGGCAACAAAGCGCGTCTGGTCCGCTATAATCGCGGCACTGGCAAGCAGCAGGAATATGCCTTGCGCATCGCCGATTTGCTCGATCGGGGTCAAACCAAGGCCAATGTGATGCTGCGTCCCGGTGATGTGATCATCATTCCAAAGAGCATGTTTTAG